In one Lycorma delicatula isolate Av1 chromosome 5, ASM4794821v1, whole genome shotgun sequence genomic region, the following are encoded:
- the LOC142324731 gene encoding protein lethal(2)essential for life-like, protein MSLLPYLVNELLDEVNSPLYDQHFGLGLRPSTDVPRLLQVPLYSGYIRPWRHLTSAGSGVSSLQNSKDDFKINLDVQQFKPEEVSVKLQGDYLVVEAKHEERQDKHGFISRQFQRRYKLPENVDHEKIKSQLSSDGVLTLIAPKKPEESIDGRAIPVEQTNQPAVKQTQESEKQQMMES, encoded by the coding sequence ATGTCGTTGTTACCTTACTTGGTTAACGAATTGTTGGATGAAGTCAACAGCCCGTTGTACGACCAGCATTTCGGTTTGGGTTTACGACCTAGTACAGATGTTCCACGCCTATTGCAAGTACCATTGTATTCAGGATACATTCGACCCTGGCGTCATCTTACCAGTGCTGGTAGTGGAGTTTCTTCTCTTCAGAACTCAAAAGACGATTTTAAGATTAACTTAGACGTACAACAGTTTAAACCTGAAGAAGTTTCAGTCAAATTACAAGGTGATTATTTGGTAGTCGAAGCTAAACATGAAGAACGTCAAGATAAACATGGATTTATTTCTCGTCAATTTCAACGCCGCTACAAATTACCTGAAAACGTAGATCATGAAAAAATCAAGTCTCAACTTTCATCTGATGGTGTTCTTACGTTAATAGCTCCAAAGAAACCTGAAGAATCAATCGATGGAAGGGCGATTCCAGTTGAACAAACCAACCAACCCGCTGTAAAACAAACGCAGGAATCCGAAAAACAACAAATGATGGAATCCTAA